The genomic window ATAACAACAACTTAAAACTAGCATTTCTTGTCCAACTTTTAGTTGCTATTTATGGAGGTTATTTTGGTGCTGGAATGGGAATTATGATGTTAGCCCTTCTAGGCATCTGTGTTTCAGGGGATATTAATCAACTTAACGCTATAAAAACATTTCTAGCTACTATAATTAATATAGTTGCTTCAGTGTTTTTTCTTTCTGCTGGAAGTATTTTGTTTTTACCTGCTCTAATTGTAACTTTTGGGGCAATTGTTGGCGGATATCTAGCTCCACAAATAGCAAGAAAAATTCAGCCAAGTTATGTCCGTTATTTTGTTATTACTATAGGTTTTGCTTTGACCTTAGTTGAATTTATTTGGTAAATTGAGAACAATAGAAACTACTAAATTAATCCTTGCCCTAAACTAATAATTTATAAACTTGAGGAGAAAAAATTTATGTCTAACTTTGTTGTAGGTCGTCCGTCTGCTAATGAACATGCTCCATATTATTCACTATATATTGACCGTATTAATGATGATGATATTGTAACTGTGCTAGAAAAACAACTTAGCAGTGTTTTAGCAACTTTAGATATTGCTATAGAAAGAAATTCTAATGTGCCTTATGAGGAAGGAAAATGGACAGTAAAACAATTAATTGGTCACATAAATGATTGTGAAAGAGTTATGTCTTATCGAGCCTTACGCTTTGCTCGTAACGACCTTACACCTTTAAGCGGCTTTGAACAGGATGATTATATCCCTACAGGAAATTTTGATGCTCGTTCTTGGCAAGAATTAAGAACGGAATTTGAACATATACGACAAGCTACAATAGATTTATTTCATCCACTAGAGAAGGACGCTTGGCATAGAAGCGGCAAAGCTAACGATAATGAAATTTCTGTTCGTGCCTTAGCCTATGTTATAGCTGGACATGTGGCACATCATATAAATATATTAGAAACTCGTTACTTAAATCTTGGGTAGAATCACTTAGGGAATACAGGAATAACAATTTATGAAAAGACAAGTATTTTTATTAGTGTTTTTTGTTTTATCCACTTTACTTGTTAATGCTCAAATCCAAGAAGATGATGAAGTTGGCACTAGGGGTAGCTTTTTAAGCACTCGTCCTGCTGTAACAAGCACTGTTAAATCAACTAAATCAATAACAAAAACTACTAAGCCAAAAACTAGCAGTAATAGCAATGTAGGCTTGGGCTATACACTTTACTTAAAAGGCAAAAATGAAAATCCTACTAGGGTTAGTCCTGCTCAAGAATTTAAGGAAGGTGATGCTATTCGTCTAGTATTTGAACCTAATATTGATGGGTATTTATATGTTTTTCATACAGAAAATGATAATAATCCAACAATGATTTTTCCTGACGCTCGTCTAAAACGAGGAGATAACTTAGTCCAAGCACATGTGCCTTATGAAGTTCCTGCTAGTGATGACCCAGATGATAGTTTGCGATGGTTTGTTTTTGATGAAAAAAGTGCTACAGAAAAACTCTATGTAGTTTTATCCAAAACACCTTTAACAGAAGTTCCTAGTGGTGAACAACTAGTTCGCTATTGCGAGCAAAAGCTTTGTCCTTGGCAACCCAACGAAAAGCTTTGGCAAGATATTAGTTCAAAAGCTAATCAAAATGTCAAAGTAAGTAAAAATGCTAGAGATCAAGGACAAGCACAAAGCGAAGGGGAAAAACGCTCTATTAAAGCTCTAACCGCACTAGAAAAAAAGGCTGCTTCACCAACAGTAATTTATCTTAGTCGCTCAACAGAGTTTAATCAGATAGTTACACCTATTAGTTTAATTCATAAGTAAAATTAGGTTTAAGGTTGTAAGTTATGAGTAAGTCTATATTTACCGACAATAATAAATTTTTAGCTAAAACAAAATATTCTCATTTACCAAAAGAATCTTTACCAACAATGTATGATTTACCTAGTGAAGAAATAGGAGATAGTGGAATGCCTGATGAGTTTCATTTTGTTCAATGTCAACTTCTTAAACAAACATTTCAACCCGCAAATTATCCTAAAGAGGAAATCTATTCTGCAATAGATATGAATCTTTATTTTGATGAAAATCATACAAATTGGTATAAACGCCC from Blastocatellia bacterium includes these protein-coding regions:
- a CDS encoding sulfite exporter TauE/SafE family protein, whose protein sequence is MLFLGIPSIAANATNAVALWPGSLASVWSYRQDAKGLWRLIGFLVVPSILGALFGAWLLLNTPQKLFDAAIPLLILFATLLLCFQTKLKKYLKTDNNNLKLAFLVQLLVAIYGGYFGAGMGIMMLALLGICVSGDINQLNAIKTFLATIINIVASVFFLSAGSILFLPALIVTFGAIVGGYLAPQIARKIQPSYVRYFVITIGFALTLVEFIW
- a CDS encoding DinB family protein, which translates into the protein MSNFVVGRPSANEHAPYYSLYIDRINDDDIVTVLEKQLSSVLATLDIAIERNSNVPYEEGKWTVKQLIGHINDCERVMSYRALRFARNDLTPLSGFEQDDYIPTGNFDARSWQELRTEFEHIRQATIDLFHPLEKDAWHRSGKANDNEISVRALAYVIAGHVAHHINILETRYLNLG
- a CDS encoding DUF4384 domain-containing protein, with the translated sequence MKRQVFLLVFFVLSTLLVNAQIQEDDEVGTRGSFLSTRPAVTSTVKSTKSITKTTKPKTSSNSNVGLGYTLYLKGKNENPTRVSPAQEFKEGDAIRLVFEPNIDGYLYVFHTENDNNPTMIFPDARLKRGDNLVQAHVPYEVPASDDPDDSLRWFVFDEKSATEKLYVVLSKTPLTEVPSGEQLVRYCEQKLCPWQPNEKLWQDISSKANQNVKVSKNARDQGQAQSEGEKRSIKALTALEKKAASPTVIYLSRSTEFNQIVTPISLIHK